The DNA window tgacacacacacacacacacacacacacacacacacacacacacacacgcacacacacagacacacgtctAATCTGTCACTCTGTCATAATTTGATCATAATCCCTAATAATAATCACATCGTATTTTAAAGGTGTTCTCAATCTGGAGTGGGATTATGGGATTGCAGAGCATGTGTCTGTGAATGAACCGTGTGTGGCCACGCGCGTGTGTGTTGGGGTAAAGGGGAGAATTtaatttgatgatgatgatgatgatgatgatgatgatgatgatgatgatgatggagcacATCCTCACCGATTCACCCACCGAATCCACTTTAAGCCTGATACTAGAAAACAATAGACACTGACCTGGtagaatgccccccccccccaactccactCCACCACTCACCCCCCTACAATCCCTAATCTCTCTcactaaaatttgtttttgcagacataaaacaaaacaagattaGGCCAAGAAACACGCCCGGTTTGGGTTTTATTCCGGGTCGGAGTGAAGCAGCGGTGATGCGTTTGGGGACAATTGTTGAAATTAAAATTGGAGGAACAATAACACAAATACATAAAGTTTCTGGGTGTCAGGTCATCTTTTAATGACCCCTAGGGGAGTTTTGAGAGTTTTCGAGCCCGGGCGCCTCACGTCACACAGAAGATGCGTTCCCCAACCACAAAAACACGTGAAATCTTTATTCTGAATACGTGAATGTTGCTTTGGCTGAGAATTCTTTCCTCTCACcacattttattctctttcttgAGTAAAGTGCAAACTCTCGTAAGCTTCTCAGTCAACATTTTCTAACCTTGAGGCGCTTCAAAAGCAGCgactgcttaaaaaaaaaaaaaaaaaacacctcaatTTACAGGCCACGTAATGACATTGAACCCGCCCCGCGTTTCCACGCTTCTATAACGGGTTCGTATTTATCGCCTCTGCGCGTGGAATTGTGTTGATTCCTCACTCTCCTGGAAGGGCAGCGAAGGTTTTCATCGTTGTTGTGTGCTCTCCATCACAAGGTCAGGTGACCCGGGTGACCCCGatgcgtggaaaaaaaaaaaaaaaaaacgcacccaaaagaaaaagcaacagaATCTGTAAGCAGGCAGGAGGACGCATCGTTTCTCCTCGCTTCAAATGTTtttctcaatttaaaaaaaataaataaaaatctgcttttattcttctccttccacccACTCTTGtttttaagaataaataaaataaaataaaaataaaaggattttCCCTGCTTCCAGCTGTGACCTTGGGGAGGGAAAGTAACGACCCCGGTGACTCCAAAACTGGCAGGAAGgaatgtgaatgtgaagaaggaacacacacacacacacacacacacacacacacacacacactggaatatAATCTACCGATGGCGGGCCcgggatgtgtgtgtctgcgtgtttCCGTGTCTCAGCATATGATTTTGAGTGGAGTAATTTAGCAGATGAGCGTGTGGCCATTGTTAGAGGGATAATCCGGCTCTAGCTGCTCAGATAGGTTAACATGCAGCAGATTAGACCAGATTACCCCCAACCACACCAGACAAGACCCCCCCCAACCTCTGATCCGACCCCACTACCCCTCCCCCTTCCGCGCTTCTTCCCTTTTCACTCAAACTACagcttcatttcacttcttGGCTTTCCATCCACCACCGTCACCAGGCTAACATTAGCAGGTtagctttttgtcttttttgcagGATTTCTCATAAAGTCATGAACagattttgatgacatcatttggAGAGTTGGGACCCGACGCACATCCTCACatcggcgtgtgtgtgtgtgtgtgtgtgtgtgtgtattcctctCCACTCtttgtgagcgtgtgtgtgttaacatgaTTTCTCCTTCACCTCTCCAGGGGTCGGGTTACAAACCAATCAGGGGACAGCGTCGGTCTACCTGCCCTGCTCAGGTTTCAGTTAGGAGGTCAAGATGTGGTCACAcggtgaccacacacacacacacacacatacacacacactcacaccaaccGTGCTTCTAGATGATTTCTCCAATAATAACCTGATTCCTGATTCGTTTGACGTCTCTTCAGAATATTAAAGTTCTCAGTCGTGAACTTAACAGGAAAAAGTCAACTTTTTCCTTCCTATCTTTCACTTTTTCTCCTAAAATCCTGACACCCCCTCACGTCAAACATCTAACTGCCCCTGATGGAGACGTCCCTCCATCGATCTGACTGGATAAACTTCCCTGATAAACACTTTTACTTTCTTGACGTCAGGACACCGAATCTGTGTCCGAGTTGTTCCGTCTGGAGGCGACGTCGGTGTATTTTGTCCAATTACTCCGACACCGCATGAATGCACTATTAATTTCCATCATTCTCAGTCtttcacacccccccccacctccatctctTTCCTGTTTCTTGGCACCATTGTGCACTAACTCTCCTGCAGCCCTGCAGGAGCACAAAAGCACAACAAAGACTCAGGAAGTGATTAGTGGCTTAACGAAGAGGAGGCTTTATGTgggctttttttgggggggggggcttccaaTGAGACGGGGGTGAGTGGGGTTAAAATTTCAGGGCTTAGGAGGTCAGTGTTAAGTTGTGGAGGTCAGTGGAGAGGTTAATTAGGAGCTGGGCCTTTTGTTTACGGGGGGGATCAGGAGACGCTGAGGCGGCGGCTCCCTGTCCTCCACCCTGGAGGTGTCATCCACCTGCTTttagctgcccccccccaaccaccaccaccccacttCTCCTGTCGCTGAATGGAGGTATAACTGAATTAACTtaattaacccccccccatcattaCCACACACAGTGTGTTCCTCCTGGAGTGTGTTTTGTGCATCCGTCCCTTTTCATCCGAGGATACGTCGTTGTCTTGGcaacgttgttgttgttgttgttgttgttgtgttttataaagAAATGCCAGCTGACCATGAGGGCTTGAACCCAGAGCATCGCACCGGCCTGCAGGGACATctgtctgctgggggggggggtggttaaTTGGCATTAACCCCGTTTAAGCCGGGTGACCCCCTTTTTCACGGCCAACACATCTGCATCATGGGGGCCTGAGGTTccagaggggtgtgtgtgtgtgtgtgtgtgtgtgtgtgtgtgtgtgtgtgtgtgtgtgtgtgtgtgtgtgtgtgtgtgtgtgtgtgtgtgtgtgtgacctgacGGGGCTCTGACCACTAACATATGTCCCAGAACGTGTTAATGCTGATTGAATACGCTGCTATTAGACTAATGTTAGCAGCCAGGCTAATGCTAATCCAAGGGAATAAATAGAATGGAGCTGAAGCCAGGCTTATCTGTCAACTTATGGATATTACAGAATAGGAAAGTGATTAGAGTGATGGAGACCACTTAGAGAAACATACGCTTTCAGGTCTGGGGGGGGTGGCGTTCAGTCACATGATGATCAGCTCGGAGGAAGGAGATGAGTCTGATGGATAATATATAATAGGAATAAACTGTTTGCTCCTGATTGACACAGAATCAgacttttttcattatttgttattgttatattattttGGATTAAATAATAATCTATTATTAGTCTGATCCATAATTTCCTATCATCGCTCCAAACCTGCAGAACCACTGAGTCCCTTTTTGGTCTCCTAGAAAGGAAGTTCAAGTCGGACTGGGTCTCTGACAGATTAATCCTCTGCGTTTGATTGACAGGGCTGCCATGACAACCCCGCATCAGCTCCTTAGGTGTCCAATCAGGAGCCAGTTCTGGGTCCCTCCCTGACTCCCAGGTGAGCTAAAGAGTCCCACTTCAGCCGTTTTCTGTCAGACTCACCCCGAGTCCCGCTCCGTGTCCGACATCCAGATGGTGTTCAGGCCGCCGCTCGACTTCCTGTCCGCCTCCCGAATCCTCCTGCCCCACTTCGCGGATGGAGCCGCCATCCTCACCCGCTCCAGGTCCCCGGAGGATCTTCAGTCTGCGTGTCCCCCCCACCTGCTGTCTCTCCCTGGGTTGTGTTTCTCCGCGGCGCAGATCGCCAGCGTGTGCGAGACTCTGGAGGAGACCGGAGACGTGGAACGGCTGGCGCGGTTCCTCTGGTCCCTCCCGGTGGCCGCGAACAGCCGTGACTCCGTCACCGAGCACGAATCCGTGTGGCGGGCACGCGCAGTGGTGGCATTCCACACGGGGGGGTTCAGCGAGCTCTATCACATCCTGGAGACGCACCGATTTACGCGCGCCTCCCACGGGAAACTACAAGCGATGTGGCTGGAGGCCCACTACCGGGAGGCGGAGAAGCTCCGGGGACGGCCCCTCGGACCGGTGGACAAGTACCGGGTGAGGAAGAAGTTCCCGTTACCGAGGACCATCTGGGATGGAGAGCAGAAGACGCACTGCTTCAAAGAGCGCACCCGGGGGCTGCTCAGAGAGTGGTACCTGCAGGACCCCTACCCGAATCCCGGGAAGAAGCGGGAGCTGGCGCACGCCACCGGACTCACACCGACGCAGGTTGGGAACTGGTTCAAGAACCGGAGGCAGAGAGACCGAGCGGCGGCGGCCAAAAACAGGTCAGTGACGCGCACCGGAGGAAAACCAGCAGTTTATTTAACAACAAATAAACGTCCAGACGGGTTTTAGTGGTGACGTAACAAAATGTATCTAAAGTTTAGAATGTAATCAATGTATTTATCGATCATCACTTCATTTCTTTCACTCGTACTGCGGTAATTTGTGCTCCACAGGCAGCCAAGGCTGTGCGTAAAAGGGCCATTCATGCGTAAAGAGGCGCGTCCATTCACCGtgcaggtttttgttttctctgtctcgTTATTCTTAGCTTCTGggtctggggggtgggggggggtcaaccaCACCGTCAGGGAGGGCGAGACAGTTTGGTGCCAGTGTTTGACGTGATGCTTTTGGTttagtgatttcttttttatttcacaaaacaaaacgaaaaaaTTATTGAAGTTTTGTTGTGCTGTAACGACAAAGACCTGGATCGGGGGGCATTCCATTCCTCTGATGATACCACCAGTTGTTCAGGCTCCTTGTTTTCTTGATGAATGTGTCACCTGTAAActtgtggaggctggggggtgTCATTCCACCCACTGATTCTgtgtcacaccagtgtcaccttAAAGTTTTCCCACTGAAGACATGTTGCATAGTGTTTCCCTGgttctctggtgtgtgtgtgtgtgtgtgtgtgtgtgtgtgtgtgtgtgtgtgtgtgtgtgtgtgtgtgtgtgtgtgtgtgtgtgtgtgtgtgtgtgtgtgtgtgtgtgtgtgtgtgtgtgtgggtgaagCGGGGGGTGGGCTTTACGGGTCATGAACATGATTCCATCCTCCACAGGGCAGTAAGCTGATGCAGAGCCACCCCTCTGAGGTCAGATCTTACTTGACCTTTGCGCTAAAAATCTGCCTCCATTGATTTTGGTAGTTTGGCCTCAtgcaaagaaaactaaaaacattATGAAGTTCATAAATTTGTAATTGATATTTGATCTCATCTCCTGTTTAGGAGTCGGTTCAGACGCTCAACTCTGTTCCGTCAGTGGGTGACGATGAGTGATAAATAAGCACCATTCTTTTCTATGTGCCGTTCCATGAACTCTCTCCTGTTGTTTCAGGCTGCAGCACCACAGGACGTGTCCTGATGGTGGACATTCCCTGAGCGGAGGAGAGTGCAGTCCAGATGGAAGCCGGGAGCGTTCCCATGGAGACACCATCCTATCGGACAGCGACTCTGATCTGGATGTTTGAACCCTCTAATCTGTGACATGAACCGGATGACCGGACAGGGGACCGAGGCGGGCGGCTACAGGCTGCCATAATGTTCCTTCGTGTTCCTCCAACCAATCAAATGATGAAGATGCAGGTCATGTGATTAGTTCTGGTTTCCTCATGTTTGTAGGTTCTCATCCGTGCTGAAAGTCAGACCCCATCACTGGGTGGGAACGCCATCGACCTCATTATGGAGACACCACTATTGGACCCTCACCCCCAACACCTGTTTGCCATTTATGaacgtttttattttctttaccttcatgtctgttttatttaaagttcACAGATTTCGCTGTGTGAATTTATGATTCTGTATTtagtataaataaaattatttaatatacgcctcctcttcttcatggtgggtttaaaagtgtgtgtgtggtttctgaTGGATATGAGGTCATTTATCAACGTGTTCGTCAACAAATTTTGAGAATTAAACATAAATATGATTGTTTATAATTTTATCATGTTATTGATCAGAACAGAGAATAAGAATATGAAGCAATTATCAGGATAGAACAAATAACCATAAATATTTACTCAAAATATCATCTGGTTTGATtctaattacaataaataacaatcataaatacctgaaagcaaacatttccccattgttggaagaataaaggaatatcttatcaaaaaaacataaatttcaaatatttttatttactttactcAGAAAAATCCAAAGAACCTTTTAAAacagtaattatttcttatttattcagttaTCATTGGTATTTATACGACTACGTCTCATTCTGTGaacaagaaaagttttaagGTTTTCAGAACCCGTTTCGGTTCTGTGGGGAGCTCAGCAGCGCCACCtggtgggaagaagctggactCGTCGGAACCGATGATTGTTTCTGAGGTCCTGAAGGTCTGATGGGACCCGTTCCAGTCCGGTCCAGTGGTCGAACCAAACAGCAGAACCTGGATGGGTTCTAACTCACAATAACTGCCTCCTTCGGATATTTAATTTCTGTTTATCTCCAAACTCCcgcactgaaaaaaaagaaaaagatcagagTGAAGAAGGACTATGATCCATAAATACATATTATCGATTATCACCTCTGAAAACATCACGGACACGGTGACGCCACCCGGTGGTCGATTTGACATTGTGCGTCAAATTCACTCTACATTTGAACTTACAGTATATTGTTTTTTAAACGTTGTGTCACTTTGACAGAAAATAAtcaaagcagacaaacaaaaataaatcatattgaACGCTTGATTTGTTAtagtaaaattttaatttacgtTCTCTCACTAAATTGTATGTATTCTAACACTCTTTAATTGCATGCTAATAAATATGTGAACTCTCGACACTTtggaaatgtttatttaattaattaaatcggataacatttttaaagtatttaaataaatatactcaGTACTGTATTACAGCGTGTTCAAGGAGCATAGAAGCTCTTGAGTCACATTTCTCCGAGCGGCACGTGAACATCGCAGTCATGACGTATATATCCCGGAAGTATCGTCTCACCAGCGATGCTTCCTCTCGGCCAGCAGATGGCGCAGTTGACCAGTTCTGACACTGAGGACGTGATAAAAATGTTCCTGGTCAAATAATTTTCCATAAAACAAACGAATCAAATCTAAAAATCCAAGaatttaatggaaaaataaacatttatatgttACTTATCGAtgattatttattgtatttgggAGACAGCTCAAATTCCTTGACATCATTGCAGTGACCATGCGGAGGCCCGACACGGTCCCGGTTCTGGAATCCAGTCAGGTGGTCCTGCTGGAGCCGAGGGTCCCCTGAGAAGACCGGATGGAGGAAGATCTGGGAGGAAGGACGCCAAGTATGAGGAGTCAAAGCAGGAGGACCGACAGGGAGGCTGCAGGATCTGGGCAGGAAAAGACCCTCTGatgacgtttgtgtgtgtgtgtgtgtgtgtgtgtgtgtgtgtgcgtgtgtgtgtgtgtgtgtgtgtgtgtgtgtgtgtgtgtgtgtgtgtgtgtgtttgtgtgtgtgtgtgtgtgtcaaaacaactatttgttcttgtttggcaatcagctgatcaattaaaaaaaaaacaataatgaagaaatttcatacaaaatggggttgagattttttttttaacctatgaAAGACagggacaaacaaacaacacacacacacacacacacacacacacaaacacacacacacacacacacacacacacacacacacacacacacacacacgtggtacCTAGGCGTGAATTCCATCCCCCTCTTCTTCTcttaagctaaaaaaaaacacctcatcaatctggacacacacacacacacacacacacacacacacacacacacacacacacacacacacacacacacacacacacacacacacacacacacacacacacacacacacacagattgtccctctctctctcccctctcatCCGGCGTGAGATCCCGGCAGCGCGGGTGACGCGTTTTGCGCATTTCCTGCAGCCCTCGTTCACTCACGGATTCAGGAGAGCGGGGACGggaaacagggggggggggccgcGCTCGCAACGActggaaagaggaaaaaaaaaaaaaaaaccgaacGGGATCGGAGCACCGTGATGCATCGGGGGTGTTCGTGAgcccgacaaaaaaaaaacaaacccaaaacgCCGCACCGGGACGCGGAGAGCCGTTCCCTTCCCGAGATTACGCGCAGATATCGCGGTGCCGTGAAGATTAATCCCGGAGAGGAGCGAGCGGAACGGGGCTGGGGAGACGGAGCACCAATCCCGGATGGCTAGGCGCGGCTGCTCGCCTTCTCTCCCACCCTGACCCGGGAGAGAAACCCTCCAGATGAACCCCACCGGAGCGCGTTAATTCCTCCGCGTCACCAGTTTTATTCCGCgggctcccccccccaccccgggcTCCACGGAACCGGGGAATCTCGTCTGTGGAGCGACGGTAAACAAACAGCCGCCGCTCGGGGTGGGAGAGTGTTCGGCGAGCGACCTCTGAAGGGTGTGAGTCTGCGTGAACTGCGTGTTCCAGCCCGTCGGCTCCACTGGTTGCGTGTCTGCGCGGATAACGGAGGTCCGGGGCGGACATGGCCGCGTCAGCCTGAGTCCCCGCGGCCGGCGGCGGCGTGGGATGTAGCGGAGCTGCGCCCGTTGGAAGGAAACCCTCCGTGATCAGACGagcccagacacacacacacacacacacacacacacacacgcacacacacacacacacacacacacacacacacacacacacacacaccccacggGAGGCTGCAGCCATGCCCGTGTTCAGTGGCCTGCTGAAGGTGCGGGTGTGTGAGGCGGTGGACCTGAAGCCCACCCCGTGGGCCCTGCGTCACGCCGTGGGGAAGAGCGGCTCCTTCCTGTTGGATCCCTATCTGGCCCTCAACCTGGACCAGACCCGGCTCGGCCAGACCGCCACCCGCACCAAGACCAACAGCCCCGCCTGGCACCAGGAGTTCTGCACCGAGGTGCGGGAGGGCAGGAGTCTGGAGCTGTCCGTGTTCCACGACGCGCCCATCGGATACGATGACTTCGTGGCGAACTGCACCATCCAGCTGGAGGACCTGCTGCAGAACGGAACCAGACACTTTGAGGACTGGGTAGGTGGTtcgtgaccgtgtgtgtgtgtgtgtgtgtgtgtgtgttccagacaGCTCACCTtcatgggggggtggtgggtgaagggggggggggggggcacgggtTTGCGTGGCCATGAATTTAAACATGACGGACAGTGTGTGCGTCTGCAGGTGAAAAGAAACGTGACGCGACCCAGAGAGGGATCGATCGATccacctatctatctatctatctatctatctatctatctatctatctatctatctattatccatccatccatccatccatccatccatccatccatccatccatccatccatccatccatccatccatccatccatccatcacaggaacaagaagaaaaagaaaattccagCTTTAATAGTTTAATCTTTTTATTCTCAGTTTAAAGATTTCTTTGGATTAGTCGCTCTGATTTGGCGCCATATCTCTAGCTTTAGCTAACAGCTAGCCACTAGCTCCTGGTGGACCAACTGAACACACATCCATGATGAGGAGACGTGAGGAGGTGCAGGAGCTCCTCACGTCTCCTAGCAGGGGAGGAAACACGTCAAATCACTTCCTTCTAGTTTCTAGTGTCTCCGATCTGAGCCACAAATCCAACATGGATGCGGTGAGATTcgaccacaacctggttcagGTCTTCAAGGAACACAACCAGCGCCTCAGCGGCGACTGAAGTTCCTTCCATTCGTTCCGCTTTTCTGTCCCATAATCTAATCAGCGTTGGGACTGATGTCTGCAGCCACATGGACCCAGTATGGCGGCGGATAAAGAGCCGTTTGTTTTGGGTCTGCAGCTCCAACATGTGATCCGGGTTTACTtttatgctttgttttttatctCGTCTCGCTCTGGAAGACAGTCTGATGAAGGTAACTGAGGAAAACACGTCTCCGTTCCGTCTGAGCGTTTTAGAGACGACATCGTGAGTTATCATCACGCGTTCTACATCGCCGTCACTTGCAGCTCTTGCAGGAAAGAAAAGCACTTTGATCCGCCCGAATCCATTACAATAAAGTTCTATTTTGTCGAAAcgactgtttttttgtttgtttttttatagcgTGCTAATATTGATTTGAAGAGTCTTCGGGTTCTTcagtcagaccccccccccccctccacacggCCATATCGACATATGACCATGATGCAATGTTAAAAGAGAGGCAACAACATGGTCTTTGTGATGAGGCTTCCCTTCATACTGGGCGGGATCAATACATGTAGGGTTACGTAACCTCATGCTATATCAGCGACCTCTGGCTTATGAACAGACATAGACACACCAGAACGTTGTTGTTTCTACTGTTTGACATGACATAGACGCCCGAGACGTAAGCTGCTATTTATTGTCTCGTTGTCACAACGCTGGAAAGTCAGCTGAAGTCCAACTAACGTCTTTTATCTTGTCTGGTTGCCCCGGCGACCACAGCGGACATCCTCACTCTTCCCAACATCGTCGTAGCGGTTGTGTTTTAAACATTCGTCTCATCGCTGCCCCCTTGTGGACGTATCGATATGGCGCTGACGGAAGTTCTTTTCTCTATTGTCTTTGCTTAAATAACGTTTATTTTGTAATTGGGACTTCTGGGCTTCCGTAGTTTTGGATGGACCCATTCCAAACCAACCCTTCTGGAGACGTGAGGTTTTGCGGCggcagaaatgtttttttagactCCTGAACTCCTCCAGACGACCCCCCAGGTCGCAGGCGAGAGGGCGATGATCCTTAACCAATACCGACCAATCGGATTTGCGCTCACACACCTCGTCCCTCAGACGTCCAGACGAAGGTCAGAGCGTATGGATCCCCCTGCTGATTGACCACATCTCATTGACCAGCTCGCTGACTCGTCAATACATCTGCCTcccctttctcttcctcctctcattaCCCCATTACTCGCCACTCCCCCGTCctccaccctctctctctctctctctctctctcgtcttcCTCACACTTATTCTGGCTCATCTGCTTCCTCCCGATGCGTCCACTTCCTATTTGCTCGTCTCCAGCGGGGAGGAAGGATGTTGAAGTTCAGACTCAACAAGGAAATGGTGGGAAGGACGGTCGGTTTGTGTCGATGGCCTCCCGCTGTCCTCCTCAGGCTGCACAACTATCCGTCGCATTAAAGGGGTGCAAAGCCATTGAAGGGGTGATGAACTAATCAAGACCTACTAATTCTTTCATGATAAAAGTGTGATAATTAATCATTTACACCCCAAAAATACCAAAATAGAATCAAGTCTTTCTTTTAAACCAAATATGTTGGATTTACTTGGATATAATCGACCAAACGTGTGAGCTCCATCCGTCCGTCAGGCCGTCCATCAATGCTGCAGGTTCCTCATGATTATTCCATACGTCCTCCTCTAGAGGATAATGTTCCTGGGGTATTCCCAGTCTGGATGGGATGCATAATCCCCCCAGCAAGTTCTCCATTTGCCTTGGGGGTGTCCTCCAAGCTGGACTCGCCCAAAAAACCTCCAAAAAGAATAGCCCTGAATGCATCACggccagatgcccaaaccaccttcAGATGAGAAGAACATGAGGAGGTCGGGTCGTACCATCGGCCGCCAACCAGCACAAACTCAACCCCACTTCCTGTTGTAAAGTTGGGATCCTGGTGGGTTGTGATTGGATTCTGTGATGGTTTTcgttcatccaggtcatggttatccaaagttgtttaattcAAGCCACCGGACTTTTATTCCCATCCGTCTGCTTCCCCCCTCCCCGTCCGTGATGCGTCCGACGGCGGCGGCCCAGCTTGCCGCTCAGCGCTGGCGGTGAAATATTAACCAGGCTTTGATGCTTATTAATTGTCCCACTCAGTAATTGAGATGCTCCGTGGAGCCCATCCCCATGGCGACAATGACAGCCCGTCCCCTTGGCGACAGCCTCTCACCCACAGAAACACCACAAAGTGAGAGATTGGTTGGTGAGAGTTGGGAGAGATGGAGCCGGGCGAGAGGATCGAGACCTAAAGTAGGAAATGGACGAAtttaaaacgttttttttaGCGGAGCTGAGCTAACGTGACCtaaaggtgtttgtgtgttaatctGCTAGCTCAGTTGAGCTAATTTTATGTAATTGTTAGCATCACTTCTTTCTCCACGTTGCTTTCCCGTCATTTTTTAGCGATATTGTAATCTGGCTGCGCTTTTCCGGTAAATTAGCGATTAGCGCCTGTTTGGAAGTGCGAAACTAAGAGTCCCCGATTAACATTCGGTGATGTATTGATCCAATTTAGTGGAATAGATTTATAACATTAAAGCATGATTGGACTTATTCTATAATGTTTGGATGAATAGAAGTTGATGAACTcgttttttacttttatttgaagCTACAACAGAACATCATCGAAGCTCATGACTCAAAAGTTTGCACGGATTTAAAGTTGATCTAAAAACAGCTTCGGGTCACGACAGACAGGCCCATCAGAGAGCTGAGGACAGGAGGCAGGAGAGGATGTGTGGAGACCGGTGTTGTTTACATGTAAACACGTCCGCCGGAGCGCTGCCGGCCTGTCGGGAGCTTCCAGGACTCGTTTGGGAGGCGATGACCAGGTTTCCTGCCTGGGATACGCATCAGATGTCAGCCAGCCTCTGCTTTATCATCACATGTTCACCATTAAAGTCTGCCAGTCGCATTCACTAAAAAAGCAGGACAATTAAATttggtattttaatttttcttttcgaCTAGAACATTTTAGCTGACAAGGCTACACtaaaacaagacataaaaactCTTGTTCTCAGATTAAAAATCATTGTT is part of the Antennarius striatus isolate MH-2024 chromosome 21, ASM4005453v1, whole genome shotgun sequence genome and encodes:
- the six3b gene encoding homeobox protein SIX3b gives rise to the protein MVFRPPLDFLSASRILLPHFADGAAILTRSRSPEDLQSACPPHLLSLPGLCFSAAQIASVCETLEETGDVERLARFLWSLPVAANSRDSVTEHESVWRARAVVAFHTGGFSELYHILETHRFTRASHGKLQAMWLEAHYREAEKLRGRPLGPVDKYRVRKKFPLPRTIWDGEQKTHCFKERTRGLLREWYLQDPYPNPGKKRELAHATGLTPTQVGNWFKNRRQRDRAAAAKNRLQHHRTCPDGGHSLSGGECSPDGSRERSHGDTILSDSDSDLDV